The following are encoded together in the Glycine soja cultivar W05 chromosome 5, ASM419377v2, whole genome shotgun sequence genome:
- the LOC114411070 gene encoding uncharacterized protein LOC114411070, whose translation MDSKLVGKNILVMVEENEQLTIPTFIAFIRQEFGYTITYRKALLEKQWALKQVYGNWEESYNIIPKFLQALQLFVPGTIVRIQTIPALDKSNQPIPNKVIFHRLFWSFKACIDVFAFCKPIVQIDRTWLYGRYKGMLLIAVEQDGTNNIFQLAFAIVEGQTADGHKSIKSAYRRPDSGWK comes from the exons ATGGATTCGAAACTTGTAGGCAAAAATATTCTTGTGATGGTTGAAGAAAATGAGCAACTAACCATTCCTACATTCATCGCATTCATAAGACAAGAGTTTGGATACACCATCACATATCGTAAAGCATTGCTGGAAAAACAATGGGCCCTCAAGCAGGTATATGGTAATTGGGAAGAGTCATACAACATAATTCCTAAATTCCTACAAGCTTTGCAACTTTTCGTCCCTGGCACAATTGTCAGGATTCAAACTATTCCTGCATTGGACAAGTCCAACCAACCAATCCCAAACAAGGTCATATTCCATCGACTTTTTTGGTCATTTAAGGCATGCATTGATGTGTTTGCATTTTGTAAACCCATTGTGCAAATCGATAGAACATGGCTATACGGAAGATACAAAGGGATGTTGTTAATTGCAGTTGAACAAGATGGCACTAACAACATATTTCAATTGGCATTTGCCATTGTCGAGGGTCAGACAGCAGATgg GCACAAGTCAATCAAAAGTGCATACAGACGACCTGATAGTGGATGGAAGTAG